The following are encoded together in the Meriones unguiculatus strain TT.TT164.6M chromosome 16, Bangor_MerUng_6.1, whole genome shotgun sequence genome:
- the Psmb8 gene encoding proteasome subunit beta type-8: MALLDLCGAARGQRPEWAALGTDIGHRSDPGHYSFSAQTPELALPRGMQPTEFLKSFGSDQERNVQIEMAHGTTTLAFKFQHGVIVAVDSRASAGSYIATLRVNKVIEINPYLLGTMSGCAADCQYWERLLAKECRLYYLRNGERISVSAASKLLSNMMIQYRGLGLSMGSMICGWDKKGPGLYYVNENGTRLSGQMFSTGSGNTYAYGVMDSGYRPDLSPEEAYDLGRRAIVYATHRDSYSGGVVNMYHMKEDGWVKVESSDVSDLLHKYREAKQ, translated from the exons ATGGCGTTACTGGATCTGTGCGGAGCCGCTCGGGGCCAGCGGCCCGAGTGGGCAGCGCTGGGTACGGACATCGGGCATCGCTCGGACCCGGGGCACTACAGTTTCTCTGCGCAGACTCCGGAGCTCGCACTTCCCCGGGGGATGCAG CCCACTGAATTCCTGAAGTCTTTCGGTAGTGACCAAGAAAGGAATGTTCAGATTGAGATGGCCCATGGCACGACCACGCTGGCCTTCAAGTTCCAGCACGGAGTCATTGTGGCCGTGGACTCCCGGGCCTCTGCTGGGAGTTACATTG CCACCCTGAGGGTGAACAAGGTGATCGAGATCAACCCTTACCTGCTTGGCACCATGTCCGGCTGTGCCGCCGACTGTCAGTACTGGGAGAGGCTGCTGGCCAAGGAGTGTAG GCTGTACTATCTGCGGAACGGGGAGCGCATCTCCGTGTCTGCGGCCTCCAAGCTGCTTTCCAACATGATGATCCAGTACCGGGGCCTGGGCCTGTCCATGGGGAGCATGATCTGTGGCTGGGACAAGAAG GGGCCAGGACTCTACTACGTGAATGAAAATGGAACCCGGCTCTCCGGACAGATGTTCTCCACAGGCAGCGGGAACACCTATGCCTACGGGGTGATGGACAGCGGGTACCGGCCGGACCTCAGCCCCGAAGAGGCCTACGACCTGGGCCGCAGGGCTATCGTCTATGCCACCCACAGAGACAGCTATTCTGGGGGAGTCGTCAACA TGTACCACATGAAGGAAGACGGTTGGGTCAAAGTGGAGAGCTCGGATGTCAGTGACCTGCTGCACAAATACCGAGAGGCCAAGCAGTGA
- the Tap1 gene encoding antigen peptide transporter 1 isoform X2: MAALSWLAAAPLLLLDWLLLRPGLPGIFALLVPEAPLLRVWAVGLSRWAVLGIGVRGVLRVTEGAHGWLAALQPLAAALGLAQPGLALFRELAAWAGLRGGDSAGPLHWSSRPDVFALVYAAALPAAALWHKLEGLWAPGGHGGAGDMVCRLLGFLGSEKRRLHLVLILLVLSCLGEMAIPFFTGRITDWILQDKAAPSFTRNIWLMSILTIASTLLEFAGDGAYSTAMGSMHSRVHGEVFQAVLRQETGFFLQNSAGSITSRVTDDTSKVCESISEKLNLLLWYLGRGLCLLAFMCWGSLHLTVITLVTLPLLFLLPRKLGKVYQSLAAKVQESLAESTQVAIEALSAMPTVRSFANEDGEAQKFRQKLEEMKTLNKKEALAYVAEVWTTSISGMLLKVGILYVGGQLVIRGAVSSGNLVSFVLYQLQFTRAVEVLLSVYPSMQKAVGSSEKIFEYLDRTPCSPPSGLLAPLNMEGLVEFQDVSFAYPNRPEDPVLRGVTFTLHPGKVTALVGPNGSGKSTVAALLQNLFQPTGGRVLLDGQPLARYEHRYLHQQVASVAQEPLLFGRSFRENIAYGLTWNPTTEDITAVAMESGAHDFISRLPQGYDTEVGETGNQLSGGQRQAVALARALIRKPRLLILDDATSALDADNQLRVRRLLYESPQRASRAVLLITQQLGLAERADHILFLKEGAVCEQGTHLQLMELGGCYRAMVEAPEAPSD; the protein is encoded by the exons ATGGCTGCGCTCTCCTGGCTGGCGGCcgcgccgctgctgctgctggactgGCTGCTGCTGCGCCCCGGGCTGCCGGGGATCTTCGCCCTGCTGGTCCCGGAGGCGCCGCTGCTCCGCGTCTGGGCGGTGGGACTGAGCCGCTGGGCCGTCCTGGGGATAGGGGTCCGTGGGGTCCTCAGGGTCACCGAGGGAGCGCATGGCTGGCTGGCAGCTTTGCAGCCGCTGGCGGCGGCGCTGGGTTTGGCCCAGCCTGGACTTGCCTTGTTCCGAGAGCTGGCCGCCTGGGCAGGACTCCGCGGGGGTGACAGCGCCGGACCCCTGCACTGGAGCAGCCGCCCCGACGTCTTCGCTCTCGTCTATGCGGCGGCATTGCCCGCAGCCGCCCTGTGGCACAAGCTCGAGGGCCTCTGGGCGCCCGGAGGCCACGGGGGCGCCGGAGACATGGTGTGTCGGCTGCTGGGCTTCCTGGGCTCCGAGAAGCGGCGGCTCCACCTGGTTCTGATTCTCTTGGTCCTCTCCTGCCTTG GGGAAATGGCCATCCCCTTCTTCACCGGTCGAATCACTGACTGGATTCTCCAGGATAAGGCAGCTCCCAGCTTCACCCGTAACATATGGCTCATGTCCATCCTCACCATAGCCAG CACGCTGCTGGAGTTTGCCGGCGATGGCGCCTACAGCACCGCCATGGGCTCCATGCACAGCCGCGTGCACGGGGAGGTCTTTCAGGCCGTCCTGCGCCAGGAGACGGGGTTCTTCCTGCAGAACTCAGCAG GGTCCATCACGTCTCGGGTGACAGACGACACATCCAAGGTGTGTGAATCCATCAGCGAGAAGCTGAACCTGCTGCTGTGGTACCTGGGGCGAGGCCTGTGTCTCCTGGCGTTCATGTGTTGGGGGTCACTGCACCTCACTGTGATCACCCTGGTCACTCTGCCCCTGCTTTTCCTCCTGCCTAGGAAGCTGGGGAAAGTGTACCAG TCTCTGGCAGCGAAGGTGCAGGAGTCTCTTGCAGAGTCCACGCAGGTGGCCATCGAGGCCCTGTCAGCGATGCCTACCGTCCGGAGCTTTGCCAACGAGGACGGAGAGGCCCAGAAGTTCAGGCAGAAGTTGGAGGAAATGAAGACGTTGAACAAGAAAGAGGCCTTGGCTTATGTAGCTGAAGTCTGGACCACGAGT ATCTCGGGAATGCTGCTGAAGGTGGGAATTCTGTACGTCGGCGGGCAGCTGGTGATCAGAGGGGCTGTGAGCAGCGGGAACCTCGTGTCCTTTGTTCTGTACCAGCTTCAGTTCACGAGGGCTGTTGAG GTCCTGCTCTCCGTGTATCCCTCGATGCAGAAGGCCGTGGGCTCCTCAGAGAAAATATTCGAATACCTGGACCGGACCCCTTGCTCTCCACCCAGTGGCTTGTTGGCACCCTTAAACATGGAAGGCCTTGTTGAGTTCCAAGATGTCTCCTTCGCCTACCCAAACCGTCCCGAGGACCCAGTGCTTCGG GGTGTGACGTTCACGCTGCATCCGGGGAAGGTGACCGCCCTGGTGGGCCCCAACGGGTCGGGGAAGAGCACGGTGGCCGCCCTGCTGCAGAACCTGTTCCAGCCCACCGGGGGCCGGGTGCTGCTGGACGGCCAGCCCCTGGCCCGGTATGAGCACCGCTACCTGCACCAACag GTGGCCTCAGTGGCACAAGAGCCGCTGCTCTTTGGAAGAAGTTTCCGGGAAAATATCGCCTATGGCCTGACCTGGAATCCAACCACGGAGGACATCACCGCTGTGGCCATGGAGTCTGGCGCCCACGATTTCATCTCTAGGCTCCCTCAGGGCTATGACACAG AGGTTGGGGAGACTGGGAACCAGCTGTCAGGAGGTCAGCGGCAGGCAGTGGCCTTGGCCCGAGCCTTGATCCGGAAGCCACGCCTGCTCATCTTGGACGACGCCACCAGCGCCCTGGATGCTGACAACCAGCTGCGG GTGCGGAGGCTCCTGTACGAGAGCCCACAGCGGGCTTCCCGAGCCGTACTTCTCATCACCCAGCAGCTCGGCCTGGCAGAGCGGGCCGACCACATCCTCTTTCTCAAAGAAGGCGCTGTCTGCGAGCAGGGCACACATCTGCAGCTCATGGAGCTCGGAGGCTGCTACCGCGCCATGGTGGAGGCTCCCGAGGCTCCTTCAGACTGA
- the Tap1 gene encoding antigen peptide transporter 1 isoform X3: MAIPFFTGRITDWILQDKAAPSFTRNIWLMSILTIASTLLEFAGDGAYSTAMGSMHSRVHGEVFQAVLRQETGFFLQNSAGSITSRVTDDTSKVCESISEKLNLLLWYLGRGLCLLAFMCWGSLHLTVITLVTLPLLFLLPRKLGKVYQSLAAKVQESLAESTQVAIEALSAMPTVRSFANEDGEAQKFRQKLEEMKTLNKKEALAYVAEVWTTSISGMLLKVGILYVGGQLVIRGAVSSGNLVSFVLYQLQFTRAVEVLLSVYPSMQKAVGSSEKIFEYLDRTPCSPPSGLLAPLNMEGLVEFQDVSFAYPNRPEDPVLRGVTFTLHPGKVTALVGPNGSGKSTVAALLQNLFQPTGGRVLLDGQPLARYEHRYLHQQVASVAQEPLLFGRSFRENIAYGLTWNPTTEDITAVAMESGAHDFISRLPQGYDTEVGETGNQLSGGQRQAVALARALIRKPRLLILDDATSALDADNQLRVRRLLYESPQRASRAVLLITQQLGLAERADHILFLKEGAVCEQGTHLQLMELGGCYRAMVEAPEAPSD; this comes from the exons ATGGCCATCCCCTTCTTCACCGGTCGAATCACTGACTGGATTCTCCAGGATAAGGCAGCTCCCAGCTTCACCCGTAACATATGGCTCATGTCCATCCTCACCATAGCCAG CACGCTGCTGGAGTTTGCCGGCGATGGCGCCTACAGCACCGCCATGGGCTCCATGCACAGCCGCGTGCACGGGGAGGTCTTTCAGGCCGTCCTGCGCCAGGAGACGGGGTTCTTCCTGCAGAACTCAGCAG GGTCCATCACGTCTCGGGTGACAGACGACACATCCAAGGTGTGTGAATCCATCAGCGAGAAGCTGAACCTGCTGCTGTGGTACCTGGGGCGAGGCCTGTGTCTCCTGGCGTTCATGTGTTGGGGGTCACTGCACCTCACTGTGATCACCCTGGTCACTCTGCCCCTGCTTTTCCTCCTGCCTAGGAAGCTGGGGAAAGTGTACCAG TCTCTGGCAGCGAAGGTGCAGGAGTCTCTTGCAGAGTCCACGCAGGTGGCCATCGAGGCCCTGTCAGCGATGCCTACCGTCCGGAGCTTTGCCAACGAGGACGGAGAGGCCCAGAAGTTCAGGCAGAAGTTGGAGGAAATGAAGACGTTGAACAAGAAAGAGGCCTTGGCTTATGTAGCTGAAGTCTGGACCACGAGT ATCTCGGGAATGCTGCTGAAGGTGGGAATTCTGTACGTCGGCGGGCAGCTGGTGATCAGAGGGGCTGTGAGCAGCGGGAACCTCGTGTCCTTTGTTCTGTACCAGCTTCAGTTCACGAGGGCTGTTGAG GTCCTGCTCTCCGTGTATCCCTCGATGCAGAAGGCCGTGGGCTCCTCAGAGAAAATATTCGAATACCTGGACCGGACCCCTTGCTCTCCACCCAGTGGCTTGTTGGCACCCTTAAACATGGAAGGCCTTGTTGAGTTCCAAGATGTCTCCTTCGCCTACCCAAACCGTCCCGAGGACCCAGTGCTTCGG GGTGTGACGTTCACGCTGCATCCGGGGAAGGTGACCGCCCTGGTGGGCCCCAACGGGTCGGGGAAGAGCACGGTGGCCGCCCTGCTGCAGAACCTGTTCCAGCCCACCGGGGGCCGGGTGCTGCTGGACGGCCAGCCCCTGGCCCGGTATGAGCACCGCTACCTGCACCAACag GTGGCCTCAGTGGCACAAGAGCCGCTGCTCTTTGGAAGAAGTTTCCGGGAAAATATCGCCTATGGCCTGACCTGGAATCCAACCACGGAGGACATCACCGCTGTGGCCATGGAGTCTGGCGCCCACGATTTCATCTCTAGGCTCCCTCAGGGCTATGACACAG AGGTTGGGGAGACTGGGAACCAGCTGTCAGGAGGTCAGCGGCAGGCAGTGGCCTTGGCCCGAGCCTTGATCCGGAAGCCACGCCTGCTCATCTTGGACGACGCCACCAGCGCCCTGGATGCTGACAACCAGCTGCGG GTGCGGAGGCTCCTGTACGAGAGCCCACAGCGGGCTTCCCGAGCCGTACTTCTCATCACCCAGCAGCTCGGCCTGGCAGAGCGGGCCGACCACATCCTCTTTCTCAAAGAAGGCGCTGTCTGCGAGCAGGGCACACATCTGCAGCTCATGGAGCTCGGAGGCTGCTACCGCGCCATGGTGGAGGCTCCCGAGGCTCCTTCAGACTGA
- the Tap1 gene encoding antigen peptide transporter 1 isoform X1, whose translation MAALSWLAAAPLLLLDWLLLRPGLPGIFALLVPEAPLLRVWAVGLSRWAVLGIGVRGVLRVTEGAHGWLAALQPLAAALGLAQPGLALFRELAAWAGLRGGDSAGPLHWSSRPDVFALVYAAALPAAALWHKLEGLWAPGGHGGAGDMVCRLLGFLGSEKRRLHLVLILLVLSCLGEMAIPFFTGRITDWILQDKAAPSFTRNIWLMSILTIASTLLEFAGDGAYSTAMGSMHSRVHGEVFQAVLRQETGFFLQNSAGSITSRVTDDTSKVCESISEKLNLLLWYLGRGLCLLAFMCWGSLHLTVITLVTLPLLFLLPRKLGKVYQSLAAKVQESLAESTQVAIEALSAMPTVRSFANEDGEAQKFRQKLEEMKTLNKKEALAYVAEVWTTSISGMLLKVGILYVGGQLVIRGAVSSGNLVSFVLYQLQFTRAVEKAVGSSEKIFEYLDRTPCSPPSGLLAPLNMEGLVEFQDVSFAYPNRPEDPVLRGVTFTLHPGKVTALVGPNGSGKSTVAALLQNLFQPTGGRVLLDGQPLARYEHRYLHQQVASVAQEPLLFGRSFRENIAYGLTWNPTTEDITAVAMESGAHDFISRLPQGYDTEVGETGNQLSGGQRQAVALARALIRKPRLLILDDATSALDADNQLRVRRLLYESPQRASRAVLLITQQLGLAERADHILFLKEGAVCEQGTHLQLMELGGCYRAMVEAPEAPSD comes from the exons ATGGCTGCGCTCTCCTGGCTGGCGGCcgcgccgctgctgctgctggactgGCTGCTGCTGCGCCCCGGGCTGCCGGGGATCTTCGCCCTGCTGGTCCCGGAGGCGCCGCTGCTCCGCGTCTGGGCGGTGGGACTGAGCCGCTGGGCCGTCCTGGGGATAGGGGTCCGTGGGGTCCTCAGGGTCACCGAGGGAGCGCATGGCTGGCTGGCAGCTTTGCAGCCGCTGGCGGCGGCGCTGGGTTTGGCCCAGCCTGGACTTGCCTTGTTCCGAGAGCTGGCCGCCTGGGCAGGACTCCGCGGGGGTGACAGCGCCGGACCCCTGCACTGGAGCAGCCGCCCCGACGTCTTCGCTCTCGTCTATGCGGCGGCATTGCCCGCAGCCGCCCTGTGGCACAAGCTCGAGGGCCTCTGGGCGCCCGGAGGCCACGGGGGCGCCGGAGACATGGTGTGTCGGCTGCTGGGCTTCCTGGGCTCCGAGAAGCGGCGGCTCCACCTGGTTCTGATTCTCTTGGTCCTCTCCTGCCTTG GGGAAATGGCCATCCCCTTCTTCACCGGTCGAATCACTGACTGGATTCTCCAGGATAAGGCAGCTCCCAGCTTCACCCGTAACATATGGCTCATGTCCATCCTCACCATAGCCAG CACGCTGCTGGAGTTTGCCGGCGATGGCGCCTACAGCACCGCCATGGGCTCCATGCACAGCCGCGTGCACGGGGAGGTCTTTCAGGCCGTCCTGCGCCAGGAGACGGGGTTCTTCCTGCAGAACTCAGCAG GGTCCATCACGTCTCGGGTGACAGACGACACATCCAAGGTGTGTGAATCCATCAGCGAGAAGCTGAACCTGCTGCTGTGGTACCTGGGGCGAGGCCTGTGTCTCCTGGCGTTCATGTGTTGGGGGTCACTGCACCTCACTGTGATCACCCTGGTCACTCTGCCCCTGCTTTTCCTCCTGCCTAGGAAGCTGGGGAAAGTGTACCAG TCTCTGGCAGCGAAGGTGCAGGAGTCTCTTGCAGAGTCCACGCAGGTGGCCATCGAGGCCCTGTCAGCGATGCCTACCGTCCGGAGCTTTGCCAACGAGGACGGAGAGGCCCAGAAGTTCAGGCAGAAGTTGGAGGAAATGAAGACGTTGAACAAGAAAGAGGCCTTGGCTTATGTAGCTGAAGTCTGGACCACGAGT ATCTCGGGAATGCTGCTGAAGGTGGGAATTCTGTACGTCGGCGGGCAGCTGGTGATCAGAGGGGCTGTGAGCAGCGGGAACCTCGTGTCCTTTGTTCTGTACCAGCTTCAGTTCACGAGGGCTGTTGAG AAGGCCGTGGGCTCCTCAGAGAAAATATTCGAATACCTGGACCGGACCCCTTGCTCTCCACCCAGTGGCTTGTTGGCACCCTTAAACATGGAAGGCCTTGTTGAGTTCCAAGATGTCTCCTTCGCCTACCCAAACCGTCCCGAGGACCCAGTGCTTCGG GGTGTGACGTTCACGCTGCATCCGGGGAAGGTGACCGCCCTGGTGGGCCCCAACGGGTCGGGGAAGAGCACGGTGGCCGCCCTGCTGCAGAACCTGTTCCAGCCCACCGGGGGCCGGGTGCTGCTGGACGGCCAGCCCCTGGCCCGGTATGAGCACCGCTACCTGCACCAACag GTGGCCTCAGTGGCACAAGAGCCGCTGCTCTTTGGAAGAAGTTTCCGGGAAAATATCGCCTATGGCCTGACCTGGAATCCAACCACGGAGGACATCACCGCTGTGGCCATGGAGTCTGGCGCCCACGATTTCATCTCTAGGCTCCCTCAGGGCTATGACACAG AGGTTGGGGAGACTGGGAACCAGCTGTCAGGAGGTCAGCGGCAGGCAGTGGCCTTGGCCCGAGCCTTGATCCGGAAGCCACGCCTGCTCATCTTGGACGACGCCACCAGCGCCCTGGATGCTGACAACCAGCTGCGG GTGCGGAGGCTCCTGTACGAGAGCCCACAGCGGGCTTCCCGAGCCGTACTTCTCATCACCCAGCAGCTCGGCCTGGCAGAGCGGGCCGACCACATCCTCTTTCTCAAAGAAGGCGCTGTCTGCGAGCAGGGCACACATCTGCAGCTCATGGAGCTCGGAGGCTGCTACCGCGCCATGGTGGAGGCTCCCGAGGCTCCTTCAGACTGA
- the Psmb9 gene encoding proteasome subunit beta type-9 has translation MLRAGAPTAGLARTAEVHTGTTIMAVEFDGGVVVGSDSRVSAGTAVVNRVFDKLSPLHQRIYCALSGSAADAQAIADMAAYQLELHSLELEEPPLVLAAANVVRNISYKYREDLSAHLMVAGWDQREGGQVYGTMGGMLIRQPFAVGGSGSTYIYGYVDAAFKAGMSPEECRRFTTEAIALAMNRDGSSGGVIYLVTITAAGVDHRVILGDELPKFYDE, from the exons ATGCTGCGGGCCGGAGCGCCCACCGCCGGCTTGGCCCGGACGGCAGAAGTCCACACCGGG ACAACCATCATGGCGGTGGAGTTTGACGGGGGCGTCGTGGTGGGGTCCGACTCCCGTGTGTCGGCAGG GACAGCGGTGGTGAACCGAGTGTTTGACAAGCTCTCCCCTCTGCACCAGCGGATCTACTGTGCCCTCTCCGGTTCCGCTGCCGATGCCCAAGCCATAGCTGACATGGCCGCCTACCAGCTGGAGCTGCACAG CCTGGAACTGGAGGAGCCGCCCCTTGTTCTGGCGGCTGCGAATGTGGTGAGGAACATCTCCTACAAGTACCGCGAGGACTTGTCAGCGCACCTCATGGTGGCTGGTTGGGACCAGCGTGAAGGGGGCCAG GTGTATGGAACCATGGGAGGGATGCTGATCCGACAGCCCTTTGCCGTCGGTGGCTCCGGCAGCACATACATATATGGCTACGTAGACGCAGCTTTCAAGGCGGGCATGAGCCCTGAGGAGTGCCGACGCTTCACCACAGAGG CCATCGCTCTGGCCATGAACCGCGATGGCTCTAGCGGAGGGGTCATCTACCTGGTGACCATTACGGCCGCCGGCGTGGACCACCGGGTAATCCTGGGAGATGAGCTGCCGAAATTCTACGACGAGTGA